The DNA region CTGAACCCACCAGCAGCAGTTTGGTCTGAGGATGTGTTTTGTGTATCTCCTGAAGGACGCGCAGTGCCTCCGCCTGGTTCTTCATCGTATCCATGCGTCCAACAGAAATAAGCACGTGATCCTGAGACTTAATGTTCAATGCGGTACGGAGTATGATGCGTGTTTCGTCGGAAATCGGCAAAAACTGCGAAAGATCAATGCCGTTGTAGAGCACCTTTACCCGGTCGGAAGGAATATGAAAGTAATCGGTCGCAAAGCTGCCCACTGCCCTGGAAACTGCCAGGCCGCAATGAGTCCATAACGCAGTCATACGATGCAGCAGATAAATAGGCAGCGACTGTTTTTTCATGTCATGAAAATGTGCGATGCATTTCACACCGCAATGATGCGCCGCCCAGCGTCCGGCCAGAATGCCTTTCATTCCGGCGGCATGCACGACATGAATATCATGTTTGCGGATCAGCTGCACCAGATCGCGCAGTACCGATATATCCCATTTGCCCTTGTTAAGGAACAGAGGATGAAGGCCTTCGTCCTCCAGATGCTGAGCCGACGCATGCGCCGTGCGGAGGAACACCACGGTTACACAAAATCTGGACGGATCAATTTTTGGCAATACCGATAGGAAGTAACTGGTGGCGCCATGGATACGTCCGTGATCGTGGCCCAGGTGATCGCTTAAAAAAAGAATGTTACTCTTTGTATTCATTTGGCAAGTATCTCATATCAGGCAACCTCGGTGTCAAGCGATTACTGGATGCAGATTAGCTGTTTTAATATTTCCGGCGATCGCAGTACGTCCTTTAACAGCCGTTGGATGGTTGATCAGAATACCATGTGGAAGTGTATGGCGCAACAAAAAAATTATATATAGGCTGGCGATATAAGTAAAGATATATGTCAATCCCAATGCTCATGTCGTAGAAAATCGCATATTATTGCAGCAGTGATTCAATGGGTTGGGTGAGTTTGTCGGCGATGCAGATAAAGGGAGCGGCGGTTATTGTTTCGGCGGTTCCGTGATTCCAGCGGGAGATTTTGTAGAGAGTGGCAAATTCGAGGGATGGGACGATGGCACCTTGTCCTCCGACGAGTTCGCCGCCGCGCCGGACGTTGTCCAGCATGAGTGCGGGGAGCCGTGTATGAAAGGCATTGCGGTCTACTTCTCCGCGATGATAGGCGACAGCTGTAACGAGATCGGCGGTATCCTGCATGCTGGTTTCGATGACGATATTGGGATCGGGAAGTGCACCCCAGTATTCGGTTTCGACGAGGGTCGCGCAGATGTCGTCATCTATGCTTTTCAGGGCATCCATTACGAGGTGATGGGTGCCGATATGGGTTTGATTCCAGTCGTTGGCGTGGGGCAGAAAGATATATTTCGGCTGATGTCGGCGGATTATAGCGGCGATGAGCTCCACCTTTTTTTTCCAATCTTCGGGGTGTTCCTGCCGGGTTTGCGGATTGACGTGATCAAGGCCGTTTTCCTGTGAACAGATCAGTCCGAACCCAAGAAATCCGCAGGCATCGTGCAATTCGCGGAGACGTCGGGCGCGTTCTCCGTGATTACTGCCGAGGGTTACAGCGACATTGACGACATGGAGTCCGGCTTCACGTCCAAGGCGCAATGGCAGAGCCCCGGTGATGGATTCGTCATCAGGATGTGGCGAGAAAAGGAGGACATCGGTCGTGCCCTGTTCCACAGGGGGCGGCGGACATGCGGCCGGTGCGGGATGCTGTTCACGAGCCCTGCGTTCGGCGTCCGCAAGTGTTCGTACATAGGACAGATAAGTTGTTTTTTTCACTGATGTGATTCCTGATGCTAATCAGCAGGTGCCGCATCAAAGGGGCGGGCATAGATATCCACATTCTCGTGTTGTTTGGCCATGTGTTTCCAGCTGTAGCCGCCAGCGAATAAATAGAGGCGTTTGGATATGAACAGTTTTTCCGTCAGTCGAGACGCTTCCGGGGGAATGGCTAGATCGTGTGCGAGGGCCTGGGCTGCGATGTCGATGGCGGCCCGCAACCGTCGGACGGGAAATCCAACATTGGTCAGCGCATTGCCGTTGATCAATGGTCCTTCTCCCATGGACAGACTTCCCGCCCATTGCATGTGTACCCGGCTGCAGAATGCCTGACAGACACGCAGGGCATCATCATTATGACGATGCTCGGGAAATCCGCAGTTCACGATGGCGGCCATGCGTTTGTCTTTTAGAGGAATCCGGCTTTTAATGAGCTGTTCCAGAGCTTTCGTTGTCATGGCGGGCAATGAATAGTGGTATAGCGGGAATGTCAGAATCAGGGTGCTGCAGCGAGCCACCTGATCCAGCCAGGTCTGTATGCCTTCGTCATTTTTCATTAATTTATGGATCAGACATTCTTCGGTATGTGCTTCGGTCTTGCGCAGTTGAAACCCGAGGTAGCTGTTGATGGCGTGAGATGTGCTGGATGTCCCGCGCGGACTGCCTGTTGCCAATAAAATGGTCATGATGTCACCTCCTCGGTACGAAGCATGGTTTGTATGGTGGAGCGAAGCAATTCATCCGACTCCTCCCCGGTGAGCAGGGTATAATGAATGAGATCCTCATTGCCCAGTCGCTGGACGATGGAGTGAAATATATCATCGTTTTTCGTTTCTTCAGGGGGGCGTATCCCGAACAGGAGTGATTTTGTTTTATGGGCATAGCGGGCTGGAT from Spartobacteria bacterium includes:
- a CDS encoding PIG-L family deacetylase, which codes for MTSVKKTTYLSYVRTLADAERRAREQHPAPAACPPPPVEQGTTDVLLFSPHPDDESITGALPLRLGREAGLHVVNVAVTLGSNHGERARRLRELHDACGFLGFGLICSQENGLDHVNPQTRQEHPEDWKKKVELIAAIIRRHQPKYIFLPHANDWNQTHIGTHHLVMDALKSIDDDICATLVETEYWGALPDPNIVIETSMQDTADLVTAVAYHRGEVDRNAFHTRLPALMLDNVRRGGELVGGQGAIVPSLEFATLYKISRWNHGTAETITAAPFICIADKLTQPIESLLQ
- a CDS encoding glycosyltransferase family 1 protein, which gives rise to MNTKSNILFLSDHLGHDHGRIHGATSYFLSVLPKIDPSRFCVTVVFLRTAHASAQHLEDEGLHPLFLNKGKWDISVLRDLVQLIRKHDIHVVHAAGMKGILAGRWAAHHCGVKCIAHFHDMKKQSLPIYLLHRMTALWTHCGLAVSRAVGSFATDYFHIPSDRVKVLYNGIDLSQFLPISDETRIILRTALNIKSQDHVLISVGRMDTMKNQAEALRVLQEIHKTHPQTKLLLVGSGSLESTLKDMATGMQLDQHVIFTGQRTDVSDLLAISDVMVMTSIKEGLGLAAVEALATGLPVVCTAVGGLPEVVKNGVCGFLTTPGKTNELAGRVCTLLEDTSLYNAFSEKARIRAQLFDIRTHMQHLQEIYTELAGRSL